A section of the Streptomyces sp. V3I8 genome encodes:
- a CDS encoding anthranilate synthase family protein: protein MNLLDLLDDPRPFALLRRRTPGHPSEHGDTVELLLGPVTEHERLADLPEGLALVPYRQIRERGFDVRDDGTPLYALVPEESYELPLERVLAELPAHDVRVEGGGFDVADEEYARIVGRVLHEEIGRGEGANFVIRRTYEGRIAGFGRADALALFRRLLVGERGAYWTFVVHTGDRTLVGASPEVHVRMSGGTVVMNPISGTYRYPAEGPTPEDLLDFLADGKETEELSMVVDEELKMMCTVGDMGGVVIGPRLKEMAHLAHTEYELRGRSSLDVREVLKETMFAATVTGSPVQNACRVIERHESGGRGYYAGALALIGRDAGGAQTLDSPILIRTADIGADGRLRVPVGATLVRGSDPAGEVAETHAKAAGVLAALGVRPGRPRGTGARTGLADDPRVRAALDGRRSSLAPFWLRMQEPSAGRTGHALVVDGEDTFTAMLAHLLRSSGLAVTVRRYDGAGLREAVLAHEGPVVLGPGPGDPSDLADPRMAFLRGLTAQVLRGHRHGVLGVCLGHELIAAELGLETVRKEVPYQGAQTDVDLFGRTETVGFYNSFVARCDDEAALELAAHGIEVARGRTGEVHALRGPGFAGVQFHPESVLTLRGTDIVRELVDQVRAGAGTGTFSQRRPAR from the coding sequence ATGAACCTGCTCGATCTGCTGGACGACCCCCGCCCGTTCGCCCTGCTGCGCCGCCGCACGCCGGGCCACCCGAGCGAGCACGGTGACACCGTCGAGCTGCTGCTCGGGCCGGTCACCGAGCACGAGCGGCTGGCCGACCTCCCCGAAGGGCTCGCCCTCGTCCCGTACCGCCAGATCCGCGAGCGCGGCTTCGACGTCCGCGACGACGGCACCCCGCTGTACGCGCTCGTCCCGGAGGAGTCGTACGAACTCCCGCTGGAGCGGGTCCTGGCCGAGCTGCCCGCGCACGACGTGCGGGTCGAGGGCGGGGGCTTCGACGTCGCGGACGAGGAGTACGCGCGGATCGTCGGACGGGTGCTGCACGAGGAGATCGGGCGCGGCGAGGGCGCTAACTTCGTCATCCGCCGGACGTACGAGGGGCGGATCGCGGGGTTCGGCCGGGCCGACGCGCTGGCGCTCTTCCGGCGGCTGCTGGTGGGCGAGCGGGGGGCGTACTGGACGTTCGTCGTGCACACCGGGGACCGGACGCTGGTCGGGGCGAGCCCCGAGGTGCACGTACGGATGTCCGGCGGGACCGTCGTGATGAACCCGATCAGCGGGACGTACCGCTATCCCGCCGAGGGGCCGACGCCCGAGGACCTGCTGGACTTCCTGGCCGACGGCAAGGAGACCGAGGAGCTCTCGATGGTCGTCGACGAGGAGCTCAAGATGATGTGCACGGTCGGCGACATGGGCGGGGTGGTGATCGGGCCGCGGCTCAAGGAGATGGCCCACCTGGCGCACACCGAGTACGAGCTGCGGGGCCGGTCGTCGCTGGACGTGCGCGAGGTGCTGAAGGAGACCATGTTCGCCGCGACCGTCACCGGGTCGCCCGTGCAGAACGCCTGCCGGGTGATCGAGCGGCACGAGAGCGGCGGGCGCGGCTACTACGCGGGAGCCCTCGCCCTGATCGGCCGTGACGCGGGCGGCGCCCAGACCCTCGACTCCCCCATCCTCATCCGGACCGCCGACATCGGCGCGGACGGACGGCTGCGGGTGCCGGTGGGCGCGACGCTCGTCCGGGGCTCGGACCCGGCGGGCGAGGTCGCCGAGACCCACGCCAAGGCGGCGGGCGTACTGGCCGCGCTCGGTGTACGTCCCGGACGGCCGCGCGGGACCGGGGCGCGCACGGGCCTCGCCGACGATCCGCGGGTGCGGGCCGCGCTGGACGGGCGGCGGTCCTCGCTCGCGCCGTTCTGGCTGCGGATGCAGGAGCCGTCGGCCGGGCGGACGGGCCACGCGCTCGTGGTGGACGGCGAGGACACCTTCACGGCGATGCTCGCGCACCTGCTGCGCTCCTCCGGGCTCGCGGTGACCGTGCGGCGGTACGACGGGGCGGGGCTGCGGGAGGCGGTCCTCGCCCACGAGGGGCCGGTGGTGCTCGGCCCCGGACCGGGCGACCCGTCCGACCTGGCGGACCCGAGGATGGCCTTCCTGCGCGGTCTCACCGCGCAGGTGCTGCGTGGGCACCGGCACGGCGTCCTCGGCGTCTGCCTCGGGCACGAACTGATCGCGGCGGAACTGGGCCTGGAGACCGTGCGCAAGGAGGTTCCGTACCAGGGCGCCCAGACGGACGTCGACCTGTTCGGGCGCACGGAGACCGTCGGCTTCTACAACAGCTTCGTGGCGCGCTGCGACGACGAGGCCGCCCTGGAACTCGCGGCCCACGGCATCGAGGTCGCCCGCGGCCGGACGGGCGAGGTGCACGCGCTGCGCGGGCCGGGCTTCGCCGGGGTGCAGTTCCACCCCGAGTCGGTGCTGACCCTGCGCGGCACGGACATCGTGCGGGAGCTGGTGGACCAGGTGCGCGCGGGGGCGGGCACCGGCACGTTCTCGCAGCGGCGGCCCGCCAGGTAG
- the macS gene encoding MacS family sensor histidine kinase, whose product MAKRERVMRMSVEQPLWRALTGYRVLTLFYAIGLFVAKHEEFVRPEVAVGYYVVLSAWTFATLPKVANAASCTKLFLAADLTVALTGILLTPVADAHDRIVAGGPTLPSIWTAGAVLAFAVKGGWRWAAFASALVGVANVAQRGALSEDTLHNVLLVWVASIAIGYVVEVARASERTLARALEIEAATRERVRLARDIHDGVLQVLAMVQRRGSALGGEAAELGRLAGEQEVALRTLVSGGLVPVSRVSEDEAEGAVVRTVDEPDPRDDSAPRDLRPLLAPYACAKVTFAAPGTPVPLAAGAARELAAAVGAALDNVHRHAGADARAWILVEDEPDAVIVTVRDDGPGIPEGRLAQAEGEGRLGVALSIRGRLREIGGTVELVSVPGQGTEVELRVPKDAVKEEVGKAPKKASERAKGARGKAEKA is encoded by the coding sequence ATGGCCAAGCGCGAGAGAGTCATGAGGATGTCGGTCGAGCAGCCGCTGTGGCGCGCGCTCACGGGGTACCGGGTTCTGACGCTGTTCTACGCGATCGGTCTCTTCGTGGCGAAGCACGAGGAGTTCGTCCGCCCGGAAGTGGCCGTCGGCTACTACGTGGTGCTCTCCGCCTGGACCTTCGCCACCCTGCCCAAGGTGGCGAACGCCGCGAGCTGCACCAAGCTCTTCCTCGCGGCCGATCTGACCGTCGCCCTCACCGGCATCCTGCTCACCCCGGTCGCGGACGCCCACGACCGGATCGTGGCGGGCGGCCCGACCCTTCCGTCCATCTGGACCGCGGGCGCCGTGCTGGCGTTCGCCGTCAAGGGCGGCTGGCGCTGGGCGGCCTTCGCGTCGGCACTCGTCGGCGTCGCCAACGTCGCGCAGCGCGGTGCCCTCAGCGAGGACACCCTCCACAACGTGCTGCTGGTCTGGGTCGCCTCCATCGCCATCGGGTACGTCGTCGAGGTCGCCCGGGCCTCCGAACGCACCCTGGCCCGCGCCCTGGAGATCGAGGCGGCGACGCGCGAGCGGGTGCGGCTCGCCCGGGACATCCACGACGGCGTCCTCCAGGTGCTGGCCATGGTCCAGCGGCGCGGTTCCGCGCTCGGCGGGGAGGCCGCGGAACTGGGCCGCCTCGCGGGCGAGCAGGAGGTGGCGCTGCGCACCCTGGTCTCCGGCGGGCTCGTACCCGTCTCGCGCGTCTCCGAGGACGAGGCCGAGGGCGCCGTCGTGCGGACGGTGGACGAGCCGGACCCGCGGGACGACTCGGCCCCCCGCGACCTGCGGCCGCTGCTCGCCCCGTACGCCTGCGCGAAGGTGACGTTCGCCGCGCCGGGTACGCCGGTGCCGCTCGCGGCCGGTGCCGCGAGGGAACTGGCCGCCGCGGTGGGCGCCGCCCTGGACAACGTCCACCGGCACGCGGGCGCGGACGCGCGCGCGTGGATCCTCGTCGAGGACGAGCCGGACGCGGTGATCGTGACCGTACGGGACGACGGGCCCGGCATCCCCGAGGGGCGGCTCGCGCAGGCCGAGGGGGAGGGGCGCCTCGGTGTCGCCCTGTCGATCCGCGGGCGGCTGCGCGAGATCGGGGGGACCGTCGAGCTGGTCTCGGTGCCGGGCCAGGGCACGGAGGTCGAGCTGAGAGTCCCCAAGGACGCAGTGAAGGAAGAAGTCGGGAAAGCACCGAAGAAGGCATCGGAGAGAGCCAAAGGTGCGCGGGGGAAGGCGGAGAAGGCATGA
- the bfr gene encoding bacterioferritin — MQGDPEVLEFLNEQLTAELTAINQYFLHAKMQENFGWTKLAKYTRHESFDEMKHAELLTDRILFLDGLPNYQRLFHVRVGQTVTEMFQADRQVEVEAIDRLRRGIDLMRAKGDVTSANIFEAILADEEHHIDYLDTQLELVEKLGEALYIAQLIEQPEG, encoded by the coding sequence ATGCAGGGCGACCCCGAGGTCCTCGAGTTCCTCAACGAGCAGCTGACCGCCGAGCTCACCGCGATCAACCAGTACTTCCTGCACGCGAAGATGCAGGAGAACTTCGGCTGGACGAAGCTCGCGAAGTACACGCGGCACGAGTCCTTCGACGAGATGAAGCACGCGGAGCTGCTGACCGACCGCATCCTCTTCCTGGACGGCCTGCCGAACTACCAGCGGCTCTTCCACGTCCGGGTCGGGCAGACGGTCACCGAGATGTTCCAGGCGGACCGCCAGGTCGAGGTCGAGGCGATCGACCGGCTGCGGCGCGGCATCGACCTGATGCGGGCCAAGGGGGACGTCACCTCGGCGAACATCTTCGAGGCGATCCTGGCGGACGAGGAGCACCACATCGACTACCTGGACACCCAGCTGGAACTGGTGGAGAAGCTCGGCGAGGCGCTCTACATCGCGCAGCTCATCGAGCAGCCGGAGGGTTAG
- the pknB gene encoding Stk1 family PASTA domain-containing Ser/Thr kinase, giving the protein MDTTLQDPLVGHVLDGRYHVDARIAVGGMATVYRAVDTRLDRVLALKVMHPALAADASFVERFIREAKSVARLAHPNVVQVFDQGAQGAYVYLAMEYVAGCTLRDVLRERGALQPRAALDILEPVLAALGAAHRAGFVHRDMKPENVLIGDDGRVKVADFGLVRAVDTVTHTTGAVLGTVSYLAPEQIESGTADPRVDVYACGILLYEMLTGDRPHSGDSPAAVLYKHLHEDVPPPSAAVPGLPHELDELVLSATARNPGIRPYDAVALLAQTLDARVVLSDDQLDTVPPGAVAADRAGTEDLTSVIPRSLSVPRPLPVNDDEAELHRTSFLPSLPPEPPRAGRRTLAPRRGLLAIVAAVLLVLGVGAGVWYINSGQFTEVPAVLDKTEAQAVRRIESAGLEVKVKKKNSDTVKAGRVISTDPGVGARIRDNDSVTLTVSEGPDIVRVPDLKGFVLGKAKDRLEQEGLKAGMVTKAFSDEVTVGSVIGTKPAAGTERRGGSAIALVVSKGRPVEVPDVLGDDLKDARQELEDAGLTVEVATGRITADYEAGQVAEQSRKPGSDAAEGDTVELKVSKGPPMIEVPDVVGDSVDDAKQALEEAGFEVDEDRGLLGLFGDTVKSQSTEGGDTAPKGSTIKIEIR; this is encoded by the coding sequence GTGGACACGACCCTTCAAGACCCCTTGGTCGGGCATGTGCTCGACGGTCGGTATCACGTCGACGCGCGCATCGCGGTCGGCGGGATGGCCACGGTCTACCGGGCCGTGGACACCCGTCTCGACCGGGTGCTCGCGCTCAAGGTGATGCATCCGGCCCTGGCCGCCGACGCCTCGTTCGTCGAGCGCTTCATCCGTGAGGCCAAGTCGGTGGCGCGGCTCGCCCACCCGAACGTGGTGCAGGTCTTCGACCAGGGCGCCCAGGGCGCCTACGTCTACCTGGCGATGGAGTACGTCGCCGGATGCACCCTGCGTGACGTGCTGCGCGAGCGGGGGGCGCTCCAGCCGCGGGCCGCGCTGGACATCCTGGAGCCGGTCCTCGCCGCGCTCGGCGCCGCGCACCGCGCCGGGTTCGTGCACCGCGACATGAAGCCGGAGAACGTCCTCATAGGGGACGACGGCCGGGTGAAGGTGGCGGACTTCGGTCTCGTACGGGCCGTGGACACGGTCACCCACACGACGGGCGCCGTGCTGGGCACGGTGTCCTACCTCGCGCCGGAGCAGATAGAGAGCGGCACGGCCGATCCCCGTGTGGACGTGTACGCGTGCGGCATCCTCCTCTACGAGATGCTGACCGGCGACCGGCCGCACTCGGGGGACTCGCCCGCCGCGGTGCTCTACAAGCATCTGCACGAGGACGTGCCCCCGCCGTCGGCGGCCGTCCCCGGCCTGCCCCACGAGCTGGACGAACTGGTCCTGTCGGCCACCGCCCGCAACCCCGGCATCCGCCCCTACGACGCGGTGGCGCTGCTCGCGCAGACCCTGGACGCGCGGGTCGTCCTGAGCGACGACCAGCTGGACACCGTGCCCCCGGGGGCCGTCGCCGCGGACCGCGCGGGCACCGAGGACCTCACGAGCGTGATTCCACGCTCGCTGTCGGTGCCGCGGCCGCTCCCGGTGAACGACGACGAGGCGGAGCTGCACCGCACGAGCTTCCTGCCGTCCCTGCCGCCCGAGCCGCCCCGCGCCGGCCGCCGCACCCTGGCGCCCCGCCGGGGCCTGCTCGCGATCGTCGCCGCGGTGCTGCTGGTCCTCGGCGTCGGCGCGGGGGTCTGGTACATCAACTCCGGGCAGTTCACCGAGGTCCCGGCGGTGCTCGACAAGACCGAGGCGCAGGCCGTCCGGCGCATCGAGAGCGCCGGGCTCGAGGTGAAGGTCAAGAAAAAGAACAGCGACACGGTCAAGGCCGGCCGTGTCATCAGCACCGACCCCGGCGTGGGCGCCCGCATCCGCGACAACGACTCCGTGACGCTGACGGTCTCCGAGGGGCCGGACATCGTGCGGGTGCCGGACCTCAAGGGCTTCGTGCTCGGCAAGGCCAAGGACCGGCTGGAGCAGGAAGGCCTCAAGGCGGGCATGGTCACCAAGGCGTTCAGCGACGAGGTCACCGTGGGCTCCGTGATCGGCACGAAGCCGGCGGCGGGCACCGAGCGCCGCGGCGGTTCGGCGATCGCGCTCGTCGTCAGCAAGGGGCGCCCGGTGGAGGTGCCCGACGTGCTCGGCGACGACCTGAAGGACGCCCGGCAGGAGCTGGAGGACGCGGGTCTGACGGTCGAGGTCGCCACCGGGCGGATCACCGCCGACTACGAGGCCGGGCAGGTGGCGGAGCAGTCGCGCAAGCCCGGGAGTGACGCGGCGGAGGGCGACACCGTCGAGCTGAAGGTCTCCAAGGGCCCGCCGATGATCGAGGTCCCGGACGTCGTGGGCGACAGCGTCGACGACGCGAAGCAGGCGCTGGAGGAGGCCGGCTTCGAGGTGGACGAGGACCGCGGCCTGCTGGGCCTGTTCGGCGACACGGTCAAGAGCCAGTCCACGGAGGGCGGCGACACCGCGCCCAAGGGATCGACGATCAAGATCGAGATCCGCTGA
- a CDS encoding bacterioferritin-associated ferredoxin, with protein sequence MFVCNCFGVTEAQVKKHAADGACTPRQIASACKAGTDCGSCVRRIQALLGRDGRDGLQKRERAGRGVPVRAEMPERLEEAA encoded by the coding sequence TTGTTCGTCTGCAACTGCTTCGGAGTGACCGAGGCACAGGTGAAGAAGCACGCGGCGGACGGCGCCTGCACACCCCGCCAGATCGCGTCCGCCTGCAAGGCGGGCACGGACTGCGGGTCCTGCGTGCGGCGCATCCAGGCGCTGCTCGGCCGGGACGGCCGGGACGGCCTCCAGAAGCGCGAGCGGGCGGGTCGGGGCGTCCCCGTACGCGCCGAGATGCCGGAACGGCTGGAAGAGGCCGCCTGA
- a CDS encoding 6-phosphofructokinase: MRVGVLTGGGDCPGLNAVIRGIVRKGVQEYGYEFTGFRDGWRGPLEGDFVRLDIPAVRGILPRGGTILGSSRTNPLKAEDGVRRIKANLAKAEVDALIAIGGEDTLGVAARLTGEYGVPVVGVPKTIDNDLSATDYTFGFDTAVGIATEAIDRLHTTAESHMRVLVCEVMGRHAGWIALHSGLAGGANVILIPEQRFDIDQVCAWVTSRFKASYAPIVVISEGAMPKDGDLVLKDGSLDSFGHVRLSGVGEWLAKEIERRTGKEARTTVLGHVQRGGTPSAFDRWLATRFGLHAIEAVRDGDFGKMVALQGTDIVRVPIAEATARLKTVDPRLYQEVGVFFG; this comes from the coding sequence ATGCGGGTCGGAGTACTGACCGGAGGCGGCGACTGCCCGGGGCTCAACGCCGTCATCCGGGGCATCGTCCGCAAGGGCGTGCAGGAGTACGGCTATGAGTTCACCGGCTTCCGGGACGGCTGGAGGGGGCCGCTGGAAGGCGACTTCGTCCGGCTTGACATTCCCGCCGTGCGCGGCATCCTGCCCCGCGGCGGCACCATCCTCGGCTCCTCGCGCACCAACCCGCTGAAGGCCGAGGACGGTGTCCGCCGCATCAAGGCGAACCTCGCCAAGGCCGAGGTGGACGCGCTGATCGCGATCGGCGGCGAGGACACCCTGGGGGTCGCCGCCCGGCTCACCGGCGAGTACGGGGTGCCCGTGGTCGGCGTACCGAAGACCATCGACAACGACCTCTCCGCCACCGACTACACCTTCGGTTTCGACACGGCGGTGGGCATCGCGACCGAGGCCATCGACCGGCTGCACACCACCGCCGAGTCGCACATGCGGGTCCTGGTGTGCGAGGTGATGGGGCGGCACGCGGGCTGGATCGCGCTCCACTCGGGCCTCGCGGGCGGCGCCAACGTCATCCTCATCCCCGAGCAGCGCTTCGACATCGACCAGGTCTGCGCCTGGGTGACCTCGCGCTTCAAGGCCTCCTACGCGCCGATCGTGGTCATCTCCGAGGGGGCGATGCCCAAGGACGGCGACCTGGTCCTGAAGGACGGGTCGCTGGACTCCTTCGGGCACGTGCGGCTGTCCGGGGTGGGGGAGTGGCTCGCCAAGGAGATCGAGCGGCGCACGGGCAAGGAGGCGCGGACGACGGTCCTGGGGCACGTGCAGCGCGGCGGCACCCCCAGTGCCTTCGACCGGTGGCTGGCCACGCGGTTCGGGCTGCACGCCATCGAGGCCGTGCGGGACGGGGACTTCGGCAAGATGGTCGCGCTCCAGGGCACGGACATCGTGCGCGTGCCGATCGCGGAGGCGACGGCCCGTCTGAAGACGGTCGACCCCCGCCTGTACCAGGAGGTGGGAGTCTTCTTCGGCTGA
- a CDS encoding trp operon leader peptide: MFAHSTQNQNWWWTAHPAAH, from the coding sequence ATGTTCGCGCACTCGACCCAGAACCAGAACTGGTGGTGGACCGCTCATCCGGCGGCCCACTGA
- a CDS encoding deoxyribonuclease IV has translation MSTEQSRNPVGGHVPVAGGLASVGLAYAHDLAAEAVQVFVANPRGWATPAGNPAQDEAFRTACAARSLPAYVHAPYLINFGSHTEATVEKSVESLRHSLRRARAIGARGVVVHTGSATGGRERPVALRQVREHLLPLLDELTHDDDPDLLLEGTAGQGASLCSRTWDFGPYFEALDAHPKLGVCLDTCHIFAAGHDLTGPSGMHQTLDLLVDAVGEGRLKLIHANDSKDVAGAHKDRHENIGAGHIGEDPFRALMTHPATEGVPLVIETPGGKEGHAADVERLKKLRDG, from the coding sequence GTGAGCACAGAGCAGTCCCGCAACCCCGTCGGCGGTCATGTCCCGGTCGCCGGAGGCCTCGCCTCGGTAGGCCTCGCGTACGCGCACGACCTGGCCGCCGAGGCCGTGCAGGTCTTCGTCGCCAACCCGCGCGGCTGGGCGACCCCGGCCGGGAACCCGGCCCAGGACGAGGCGTTCCGCACGGCCTGCGCCGCGCGGTCCCTTCCCGCGTACGTCCACGCGCCCTACCTGATCAACTTCGGCTCGCACACCGAGGCGACCGTGGAGAAGTCGGTGGAGTCGCTGCGGCACTCCCTGCGCAGGGCGCGCGCGATCGGGGCCCGGGGCGTGGTCGTGCACACCGGCTCGGCCACCGGCGGCCGGGAACGCCCTGTCGCGCTGCGGCAGGTGCGCGAGCACCTGCTGCCGCTGCTCGACGAGCTGACCCACGACGACGACCCCGACCTCCTGCTGGAGGGGACCGCCGGCCAGGGCGCCTCGCTCTGCTCGCGGACCTGGGACTTCGGCCCCTACTTCGAGGCGCTCGACGCCCATCCGAAACTGGGCGTCTGCCTGGACACGTGCCACATCTTCGCCGCGGGCCACGACCTCACCGGGCCCAGCGGGATGCACCAGACCCTCGACCTGCTGGTGGACGCGGTCGGCGAGGGCCGCCTGAAGCTGATCCACGCCAACGACTCCAAGGACGTGGCGGGCGCCCACAAGGACCGCCACGAGAACATCGGCGCCGGCCACATCGGCGAGGACCCCTTCCGCGCCCTGATGACCCACCCCGCCACCGAGGGCGTACCCCTGGTCATCGAGACGCCCGGCGGCAAGGAGGGACACGCGGCCGACGTGGAACGGCTGAAGAAGCTGCGGGACGGCTGA
- a CDS encoding class II 3-deoxy-7-phosphoheptulonate synthase — protein sequence MTVNAKPSASAGNTWRDLPAAQQPEYPDAEALRAVIADLESYPPLVFAGECDQLRARLGAVAKGEAFLLQGGDCAEAFDGVSADHIRNKLKTLLQMGAVLTYAASVPVVKVGRIAGQYSKPRSKGTETRDGVTLPTYRGDSVNGFDFNEKARIPDPERLKRMYNASASTLNLVRAFTTGGYADLRQVHAWNQDFVRTSPSGQRYEQLAREIDQALNFMHACGTDPEEFKTVEFYASHEALLLDYESALTRVDSRTGRLYDVSGHMVWIGERTRQLDGAHIEFASRISNPIGIKLGPTTTAEDALQYIERLDPDREPGRLTFIVRMGADKVRDKLPELVEKVTASGATVAWITDPMHGNTYEAASGHKTRRFDDVLDEVKGFFEVHKALGTHPGGIHVELTGDDVTECVGGGDEIFVDDLHQRYETACDPRLNRSQSLDLAFLVAEMYRDQ from the coding sequence GTGACCGTGAACGCTAAGCCCAGCGCGAGCGCTGGCAACACCTGGCGAGACCTTCCCGCGGCGCAGCAGCCCGAGTACCCCGATGCCGAGGCTCTGCGCGCAGTGATCGCGGACCTCGAGTCGTATCCGCCGCTCGTCTTCGCGGGCGAGTGCGACCAACTGCGCGCCCGACTGGGAGCCGTCGCCAAGGGCGAGGCGTTCCTCCTGCAGGGCGGTGACTGCGCCGAGGCCTTCGACGGCGTGTCCGCCGACCACATCCGCAACAAGCTGAAGACCCTGCTCCAGATGGGTGCCGTCCTCACGTACGCGGCGTCCGTGCCGGTCGTGAAGGTCGGCCGTATCGCCGGCCAGTACTCGAAGCCGCGCTCCAAGGGCACCGAGACCCGTGACGGCGTGACCCTGCCGACGTACCGCGGCGACTCGGTCAACGGGTTCGACTTCAACGAGAAGGCCCGGATCCCGGACCCCGAGCGCCTGAAGCGGATGTACAACGCCTCCGCCTCCACGCTCAACCTGGTCCGCGCCTTCACCACCGGCGGGTACGCCGACCTGCGGCAGGTGCACGCCTGGAACCAGGACTTCGTGCGGACCTCGCCGTCCGGCCAGCGCTACGAGCAGCTGGCGCGCGAGATCGACCAGGCACTGAACTTCATGCACGCCTGCGGGACCGACCCGGAGGAGTTCAAGACCGTCGAGTTCTACGCCTCCCACGAGGCGCTGCTCCTGGACTACGAGTCGGCGCTGACCCGGGTCGACTCGCGCACCGGACGCCTGTACGACGTCTCGGGCCACATGGTGTGGATCGGTGAGCGCACCCGTCAGCTGGACGGCGCGCACATCGAGTTCGCCTCGCGGATCAGCAACCCGATCGGGATCAAGCTGGGCCCGACGACGACGGCCGAGGACGCGCTGCAGTACATCGAGCGCCTCGACCCGGACCGCGAGCCGGGCCGGCTGACCTTCATCGTCCGCATGGGCGCCGACAAGGTCCGCGACAAGCTGCCCGAGCTGGTCGAGAAGGTCACCGCCTCGGGCGCGACCGTCGCCTGGATCACCGACCCGATGCACGGCAACACCTACGAGGCGGCCTCCGGTCACAAGACCCGCCGCTTCGACGACGTGCTCGACGAGGTCAAGGGCTTCTTCGAGGTCCACAAGGCGCTCGGCACCCACCCGGGCGGTATCCACGTGGAGCTCACGGGCGACGACGTCACCGAGTGCGTGGGCGGCGGCGACGAGATCTTCGTCGACGACCTGCACCAGCGCTACGAGACGGCCTGCGACCCCCGCCTGAACCGCAGCCAGTCCCTCGACCTGGCGTTCCTGGTGGCGGAGATGTACCGGGACCAGTAG
- a CDS encoding response regulator transcription factor produces the protein MSERQDPIRVMVVDDHPMWRDAVARDLAGAGFEVVATAGDGEQAVRRARAAAPDVLVLDLNLPAKPGVQVCKELVGLDPALRVLVLSASGEHADVLEAVKSGATGYLLKSASTEELTDAVRRTAAGDPVFTPGLAGLVLGEYRRLASDPGPATGGGEPRAPQLTDRETEVLRLVAKGLSYKQIAERLVISHRTVQNHVQNTLGKLQLHNRVELVRYAIERGLDDA, from the coding sequence ATGAGTGAGCGACAGGACCCGATCAGGGTCATGGTGGTCGACGACCATCCCATGTGGCGCGACGCGGTCGCCCGCGACCTGGCCGGGGCCGGGTTCGAGGTGGTCGCGACCGCGGGCGACGGCGAGCAGGCGGTGCGCCGGGCCAGGGCCGCCGCGCCCGACGTCCTGGTGCTGGACCTGAACCTGCCCGCGAAACCGGGGGTGCAGGTCTGCAAGGAGCTCGTCGGTCTCGACCCCGCCCTGCGCGTCCTGGTCCTCTCCGCGAGCGGTGAGCACGCCGACGTCCTGGAGGCGGTCAAGTCGGGCGCCACCGGCTACCTGCTCAAGTCGGCCTCCACGGAGGAGCTGACCGACGCCGTGCGCCGCACGGCGGCCGGCGACCCCGTCTTCACGCCGGGCCTCGCGGGCCTGGTCCTCGGCGAGTACCGCAGGCTCGCCTCCGATCCCGGGCCCGCCACGGGCGGCGGCGAACCGAGGGCCCCGCAGCTCACCGACCGCGAGACCGAGGTGCTGCGTCTGGTGGCCAAGGGGCTGAGCTACAAGCAGATCGCCGAGCGTCTGGTCATCTCCCACCGCACGGTCCAGAACCACGTCCAGAACACCCTGGGCAAGCTCCAGTTGCACAACCGCGTGGAGTTGGTGCGCTATGCCATAGAGCGGGGTCTGGACGACGCGTAA
- a CDS encoding sulfite oxidase-like oxidoreductase, whose protein sequence is MGQPVDRESGETAQPDLPPGQRLQRGWPVTHYGPVPKFRPERWEFRVFGATADSEKHCWTHEEITALPYATVVADLHCVTKFSMIGAEWGGVPARTILEIAPPAPAVTHVMVWAEYGYSSNLRLDDFASERSILATHKDGELLTAEHGFPLRLVVPQLYAWKGPKWVRGVEYMTADRRGFWEERGYHNVGDPWREQRYSYQEEPGDGPEL, encoded by the coding sequence ATGGGTCAGCCGGTGGATCGTGAATCTGGAGAGACAGCACAGCCGGACCTTCCGCCGGGACAGCGACTGCAGCGGGGCTGGCCGGTCACGCACTACGGGCCGGTGCCCAAGTTCCGTCCCGAGCGCTGGGAGTTCAGGGTCTTCGGGGCCACCGCCGACAGCGAGAAGCACTGCTGGACCCATGAGGAGATCACGGCCCTGCCGTACGCGACGGTCGTGGCCGATCTGCACTGCGTGACGAAGTTCAGCATGATCGGCGCGGAGTGGGGCGGCGTCCCGGCCCGGACGATCCTGGAGATCGCCCCGCCCGCACCCGCCGTCACGCACGTCATGGTCTGGGCGGAGTACGGCTACAGCTCGAATCTGCGCCTCGACGACTTCGCGTCCGAGCGCTCGATCCTCGCCACCCACAAGGACGGCGAGCTGCTCACCGCGGAACACGGCTTCCCCCTGCGCCTCGTCGTGCCGCAGCTGTACGCCTGGAAGGGCCCGAAGTGGGTCCGCGGCGTGGAGTACATGACCGCCGACCGCCGCGGCTTCTGGGAGGAACGCGGCTACCACAACGTCGGCGATCCCTGGCGCGAGCAGCGCTACTCCTACCAGGAGGAACCCGGGGACGGGCCCGAACTCTGA